CCCGAAGATCGCGGACGAGATCTCCCGCCGCGCCACCGACCTCGTGGCCGGCTTCCCGCTGTACCCGGAGGTCGACCTCGGCTGACCGGCCCGGTCCCGGAGCCGGCCGGCTCCGACGCGGCCGCCCGTGCGGCGGTCCGGCTTCGCGCCGGGCCGCCGCACGGCGTTCCGGCACCGGGCCCGCCCGCGCGGCGGCGCGCCGTACGCCCGCCCCGTGCTCCCCGTCCCGTCGGCGACGATCCACGGCAGCCACGGCCCGCCCGCCCCGCCGCGTGCCACGCGGCCGCACTCCCTCGTCACACCGCCGGCGACGGATCGGTCCCGACCTGTTGCGCACCAGTTCCGGACCGCCCGCCGAGACCTGAGAGAATGGGGGGCATGGCCTCTGATCGACCCCGCGTGCTCTCCGGAATCCAGCCCACCGCAGGCTCGTTCCACCTCGGCAACTACCTCGGCGCCGTCCGCCAGTGGGTGGCCCTGCAGGAGTCCCACGACGCGTTCTACATGGTCGTCGACCTGCACGCGATCACGGTCCCGCAGGACCCGAAGGAGCTGCGCGCCAACACCCGGCTCGCCGTCGCGCAGCTGCTCGCGGCCGGGCTCGACCCGGACCGCTGCACGCTGTTCGTCCAGAGCCACGTCCCCGAGCACGCGCAGCTCGGCTGGGTGATGAACTGCCTCACCGGCTTCGGCGAGGCCTCCCGCATGACGCAGTTCAAGGACAAGTCCGCCAAGCAGGGCGCCGACCGGGCCTCCGTCGGCCTGTTCACGTACCCGGTCCTCCAGGTCGCGGACATCCTGCTCTACCAGGCCCACGAGGTGCCGGTCGGCGAGGACCAGCGCCAGCACATCGAGCTGACCCGCGACCTGGCGGAGCGTTTCAACGGGCGCTTCGGCCCGACGTTCACGGTCCCGAAGCCGTACATCCTCAAGGAGACGGCGAAGATCTACGACCTCCAGGACCCGGCGATCAAGATGAGCAAGTCGGCGTCCACGCCGAAGGGCCTGATCAACCTGCTCGACGAGCCGAAGACCACCGCCAAGAAGGTCAAGAGCGCGGTCACCGACACCGACACCGTCGTCCGCTTCGACGCGGTGGAGAAGCCGGGCGTCAGCAACCTCCTCACCATCTACTCGACCCTCACCGGGGCGGGCATCGGGGAACTGGAGGAGAAGTACGCGGGCAAGGGCTACGGTGCGCTCAAGACGGACCTCGCCGAGGTGATGGTCGAGTTCGTGACGCCGTTCCGGGAGCGCACCCAGCAGTACCTGGACGACCCGGAGACGCTGGACTCGATCCTGGCCAAGGGCGCGGAGAAGGCCCGCGCCGTCGCCGCCGAGACGCTGGCCCAGGCCTACGACCGGGTGGGCTTCCTGCCGGCCAAGCACTGAACCGGGGCACCTGGCCGGGTGCGCGGCGCGCGGTGCGCCGCGTACGAGGCGGAGTGCCGCGCCGCGTGCGGGGCGTGCGCGGATGGTCCGGTCCGGTCCGCGCCCCGCACAGCGCTGCACATCACTACGGCTGCGCCTGCCCACGGCCGGGCCGTGGCCGTACAGTCGATAGCCGGACGGCCGCACGCGCGGCCGTCCGCCCCTCGCAGACGTACCGACACGACGACAGGAGACGACGTGGGGACCGTAACGATCGGTGTGTCGATCGCGGTCCCGGAGCCCCACGGCAGCCTGCTCCAGGAGCGGCGCGCGGGCTTCGGCGACGCCGCGGCTCACGGTATCCCCACGCATGTCACCCTGCTGCCGCCGACCGAGGTCGACGCCGCGCTGCTGCCCGCGATCGAGAAACACCTCGCGGA
Above is a genomic segment from Streptomyces glaucescens containing:
- the trpS gene encoding tryptophan--tRNA ligase, with amino-acid sequence MASDRPRVLSGIQPTAGSFHLGNYLGAVRQWVALQESHDAFYMVVDLHAITVPQDPKELRANTRLAVAQLLAAGLDPDRCTLFVQSHVPEHAQLGWVMNCLTGFGEASRMTQFKDKSAKQGADRASVGLFTYPVLQVADILLYQAHEVPVGEDQRQHIELTRDLAERFNGRFGPTFTVPKPYILKETAKIYDLQDPAIKMSKSASTPKGLINLLDEPKTTAKKVKSAVTDTDTVVRFDAVEKPGVSNLLTIYSTLTGAGIGELEEKYAGKGYGALKTDLAEVMVEFVTPFRERTQQYLDDPETLDSILAKGAEKARAVAAETLAQAYDRVGFLPAKH